Below is a genomic region from Buchnera aphidicola (Nurudea yanoniella).
GGGTCCGCCTTAACTAATAAATGGATTACAACTGATTTTTCTGAATCATTATTAGAACTTATAACTCCTCCTGTGAAAAACTTAAATTGTTTACTTTCTATTTTACATGATATTCATAAATTTGTTAGTAAAAACATAAAAACTGAATATTTATGGCCATTTAGTATTCCACCATGTACAAATTTAAATAATTCTATAAATTTAGCAAAATATGGAACATCTCAACTTGGAAACATGAAAACACTTTATAGAATAGGTCTAAAAAATAGATATAGTGCATTAATGAATATTATATCTGGAGTACATTATAATTTTTCACTACCTATAACATTTTGGAAAATATGGAAAAAAAATAATAAAATTTATGAAAAAAATTTTATATCTGTCGGATATTTAAACTTAATTAGAAATTTTTATAAATTTGGATGGATTATACCTTATTTATTTGGAGCATCTCCAGCTATTGAACCACACTTTATTAAAAACAAAAAAACCGATTTAAAATTTAAAAAAAAAAATGGAATATTATATTTACCATGGTCTACATCTTTACGGTTAAGCCAATTAGGCCATACTAACGAATCAATAAAAAATTTAAAATTAACATTTAACTCCTTAAACAGCTATATATCCTCGCTGAAATATGGATTAAAAACACCATCTAAAAAATTTAAAAAATTAGGATTAACCGATCTAGATGGAAAACGAAAACAAATCAATACGAATATACTACAAATAGAAAATGAATTATATACTCACATCCGTCCTAAAACAGCATTAAACTATAAAAGTTCTATTTTAAATAACTTGATAAAAGAAGGTATTCAATACGTAGAAGTACGATCATTAGACATTAACCCCTTTTCATGTATTGGTATTAACAAAACACAAATATTATTATTAGATCTATTTTTAATTTGGTGTGTCATATCACATTCTCCTAAAATGACAAATAAAGAACTACAACATTATACTAAAAACTGGGAAATTGTTAGTCTCGAAGGAAGAAAACCTAAACAAACCGTATACACAACTACATACGGCCAAAAAAAAACATTAGAGTCTGTAGGAAAATATTTAATAGAAGACTTTTTTCATATAGCAGAAATTTTAGACTATCAGTTAAAAAAAAATATATACAAAAAATCATGTCAAAAAATATTTAAATATTTTGATAATGTAAATTTAACATATTCTAAAAAAATCTTGAAAAGATACATGAACAAAAACATTATAGACATTGGAATACAATTAGCTATAAAAAACAAAAATAAAGTTATGAAAAAACCATTTTCAAAATTTCAAGAAAAAGATTTTATCAAGGAAGTATTACGTTCACATTGTATGCAAAAAAAAATGGAAAATAAAGAAGAATAAAAATATACACTTTATTAAAAATGAATAAAATCGACAATAAAAAAAGTATTATTGTATATTCAATATTTCCATTATTAATTCAATTAACAAAACAATATACATTTTTGAAATACTAATTTATTAAGACGTAAACTAAAAAAATAAATTACACAAATATGAAATACTATTTAATACATATTTGTTAACACATAACTATTTCACTTAAAACTTATTTGTATATTAATTAAATGTCGTACTTACAACTAAAAAAGATTCCAATGAAAATACTATTTATTTTTGTAATTATATTATTTTCATTATCTTGTAAAAAACATAAAATACACGATAGAAATTATAAAAATTTTTATCATGCTAAATTAGAAGCCCAGAAAATTAATTTTTATGCACCTAGTTCTTTTTATTGCGGATGTAAAATATCATGGATAAAGAAAAGAGGCACACCTCAACTTAAATCATGCGGTTATAAAATTCGAAAAAATGCAATAAGAGCTCATAGAATAGAATGGGAACATGTTGTACCCGCATGGAAATTTGGACATTTACAAGCATGTTGGAAAAAGGGTGGAAGGAAAAATTGTTCTAATAACGAAAATTACGAAAAAATAGAAACAGACCTTCACAATTTACAACCTGTAATAGGTGAGATTAACGCTGATCGAAGCAATTTTGAATACGGACAATTAAAAAATGAAACAAAATATCAATATGGCTATTGCTCAATGAAAATTGACTTTAAAAACAAAATAGCTGAACCTCCAAATGCGTCTAAAGGAGCTATTGCGAGAACTTATTTTTACATGAATGAAAAATATCAATTGAATATTTCAAAAAAACAAATGAAATTATTTTATGAATGGGACAAAAAATACCCAGTTAGCTCCTGGGAATGCAAAAGAGACAATTTAATATCTAATGTTCAAGGCAATCATAATCCATATGTTTATCATAATTGTGCAAACATTAAAAAACAACATTGAGAATATATTCTATGAAATAAAAAATTATCACGTTTATTACTTAAATTTTTAACATAATTTAATAAGTCTAAACAATCAAAAACTTAAATATATTCTAAAATATAAAAATTTTAATTATATTGCTTCCATAACTTACTAGGAGTAAAAATCACTGGAAGGGGGGTTTCCCAAGGAGCTGGAGAAAGTCTATTTATTAATTGAAAATCATAAGCTAATCCAATGGGAAAAAAATTTTTATTTTTCCAATTATATAAAATTTTATCATAAAATCCTCCTCCCATTCCTAAACGGTATCCAAATTTGTCAAAAGCTACCAATGGACAAATAATTATATCCATTTCATAACAAGAAAAACAAGAATTTTTATCAAATACTATAGGTTCAAGAATATTAAATTTATTTAATACAAGATTAGTACTATAAAGATATTCAGAAAATAACAATATTTTTTTACGAAATGAATGAATAACAGGAACAAAAACATTATACTTTTTCTGCCACAACTTTGATATTAATACACTAGTTTCAATTTCTCCATCAAAAGATAAAAAAACTGCAATATTTTTACAAAAACTAAGAACTTTTGAATCAAATATCATACGGGAAATTTTTATAGAATACAGATACTTTTCTTCTAATGTAAGTAATTTTCTTAACTTTCTAAAATATATTCTTTGAATATTACGGTTTATAAAAAAATTTTTAGAATGCAAAAATTTTATCCTATATTTTATAACAATATATTAATTTATTTTCTTTTAATTATGTGTATCTTTTTCAAATATGAAATAATTTTATTCAATCTAGAAATAACTTTTTTAATTTTTAATTTTTCATTTTCTAATTCATAAGATATATTTAATGCTGTTACAAATATTAATTTTTCTGTATTAGAAACCCCAGTTTTGATTTTTAAATCTTGTAAACGCATATTTAAATAATCAGCTGCATGTTTTAAATCTTTACTCAATTCAGTAGGACAATTAACTTTTAACGATCGACCGAATAATTTTATATCTATATATTGAACTGACATTTTATAATTATACCTAATATAATTAATAAAAATATTATTGACAATGTTAATTTATTATATATTGATAAAAACTGTCACTACTTTTTTATAAAATATTTATAAAAATAATGTTTTCAATAAATAATAATTATTTATATAAAAACAAATTTTTAACAAAAAACAAAAATAAAAAATTTAAAAATATAAATAAAAATTTATTTTCAAACTTTATATTTTATAATTTTATGTGCTTAAAAATATTTACTAAATAATAAAATTTACAAAAAAGCATTAATTTTTTTTTTTATAACCTTTATTTCTGATTGTGTACTGATTAAAGCAATATCAGCAGTTCGTATTGCAAACAATCCTACACTTACTACACCAGGAAAACAGTTAATTTTTTTTTCCATGATAACAGGATCAAATATTTCAAAATTATATACATCGATGATTATGTTTCCGTTATCTGTAACAACATTTTTCCTAATCTTAGGTGTACCTCCTAGTCTTTTTAACTTTCTACATATATAATAAGCAGACATTGGAATAATTTCTATTGGTAATGGAAACTTTCCTAAGACTTTAACTAATTTCGTTTCGTCAGCAATACAAATGAATGTTTTAGCTGCAGAAGCAATGATTTTTTCTCTTGTTAATGCTGCACCCCCTCCTTTAATCATTTGCAAATTTAAATTGATTTCATCTGCACTATCAAAATAATAATTTAACGATTTTATATCATTTAAATTACATACAGGAATTCCGTATTTTTTTAAAAAAGAGGTAGAAAGACTAGAACTCGATACTACGCCACCAATTAAATTTTTGAATGAACTTAAAGCTTTTATAAAATATGATATAGTAGATCCTGTACCAATTCCAATAATTGATCCAGGAAAAATATAATCAATAGCAGCTAATGCCACAGATTTTTTTAATTCATTCAAATTCATTATTTAAGAATCCATACTAAATTTTTAATGTTTATTATAATGTACCTTTCAAATGTTTTAAGTACATATTTTATTTAAAAATTTTTAATATAAAATTTTTAATTTATATTTTAACAATTTCAAAGTTATATAATAATAACAGTTTACTGGGGTACCTGGATTCGAACCAGGGATGCCGGTATCAAAAACCGGTGCCTTACCACTTGGCTATACCCCAAAAATTAATGCTTATATTAAAATTATTTAAATACGGAAGACGAGACTCGAACTCGTAAACCTAAAGGTGCCAGATCCTAAATCTGGTGCGTCTACCTAATTCCGCCACTTCCGCAATCATATTAAAGATTTATGATTTTAAAAGTAGCTACGACAGGATTTGAACCTGTGACCTCAGCGTTATGAGTGCTGTGCTCTAACCAACTGAGCTACGTAGCCTTTTTGCAAAATAACTTTATAGTTTAAATTATGCTGTGTTATAATAATAATGTCAATAATGATTTAAAATAAATTAAAATTTGTAAAACTTAATTTTAATAAACTTACTAATATTGATATTTAACATTTTTTATAAAAATATTTTTATTACTTCGTATAAACATATATAGAGTATAAGATGAAAAAAGAAGCATACAATTTTATTCAAAAAATAATTTATAATGATTTAATAAATAAAAAAATTAAAAAAGTAAAAACAAGATTTCCTCCTGAACCAAACGGTTATTTACACATAGGACATGCAAAATCAATTTTTTTAAATTTTTATTTATCTAAAAAATTTAAAGGAACATTTAATCTACGATTCGATGATACAAATCCTAAAAAAGAAAATGCTCATTTCATTAAAAATATCATAAAAGATGTGGAATGGTTAGAAAGTGAATGGAAAAAAAATATTTTTTATGCTTCTTCTTATTTTGAAAAAATGTATAAATTTGCAAAAGAACTTATTACGAAAGGATTAGCTTATGTAGATCAATTAAACAAAGAAGAAATACGCAAATATAGAGGAACATTAACTACTCCCGGAGTTAATAGTCCATATCGAGCACAAACAGTTAAAGAAAATCTATTATTATTTAAAAAAATGAAAAATGGAAATTTCACAGAAGGATCAGCATGTTTAAGAGCTAAAATCGATATGCAATCTCCTATAATTATAATGCGAGATCCTGTTTTATATCGCGTTATTTCTTCTGAACATCATCAAACCAAGAAAAAATGGTGTATATATCCTACATACGATTTCGCACACTGTATTTCTGATTCATTAGAAAAAATTACACATTCTTTATGTACATTAGAATTTCAAGACAATCGTAAATTATATGACTGGATTCTGAACAATATTAGTATTCATCATCATTCACATCAATATGAATTTTCTCGATTAAAATTAGAATACTCTGTTCTATCAAAAAGAAAACTTAACACTTTAGTATCTAATAATATTGTAAATGGATGGGATGATCCTAGAATGCCTACGATTTCTGGATTAAAAAAACGAGGATATACTCCTTATTCTATAAAAAACTTTTGTAAAAAAATTGGAATTACGAAACAAGAAAATATGATAGAACTATCTTTTTTAGAATCTTGCATTAGAAAAGATTTAGATTCTCATGCTTGCCGCTATATGGCTGTTATTAATCCAATAAAATTACGTATTTGTAATTTTCCAAAACATCATAAAGAAATACTCACAATTCCAAACCATCCAAAAATAAAAATAATGGGCTCCCATAAATCTATTTTTAGTAATGAAATATACATAGATCGTACAGATTTTTGCGAAAATAATACTATATTAAATAAAAAATTAGCCATAGGAAGAGAAATTAGATTGCGATATGCATATACTATTAATGCACAAAGAATCATAAAAGATAATAATGCAAATATAATAGAAATCGTATGTACATATGATAAAAACACATTAGGAAATAATCCTATTAATAAAAAAATATCAGGAGTCATTCATTGGATTTCTTCTAATAATGCATTATCAGCGCAATTTAATTTATACGATAAATTATTTTTAATAAAAGATCCTGAATCACATAAAAATTTCTTAAAATATATTAATAAAAATTCTTTAATTAAAAAAAACGGTTTTATAGAAGCTGGAATATTAAAAAACATTTCAAAAAAACAATATCAATTTGAAAGAGAAGGATATTTTTGCATTGATAAAAAATATTTTTCTACAAATAAATTAATATTTAACAGAATAGTCTCCTTAAAAGATAAAACCAAAAAAAAAATTATATAGAATAAAATTAAAAATATTAAATATTTTAAAAAATTTTCAATAAACAGTTATGAAAAAAAGAAATTTAAACAGTTTTATGAACTATTTTTATTCTATATCATAAGTTTAAAACTTAATTCTAATATACACATCTAAAAATATTGTAGCTAATTTAATTTTTACATTAACAAAAAATCAAAAAATTATAAAATTCAAAAACCATATTATTATTTTCATAATGATTTTATTTGATATTTCATTTCAATTTTGGTTAGATATGACAACACATTATGTTTTTATAACTGGGGGAGTGGTATCATCCCTAGGAAAAGGTATTACGACAGCTTCTTTAGCAGCTATTCTCGAAGCAAGAAATCTTAATGTAACTATTATAAAACTAGATCCGTATATTAACGTAGATCCAGGAACGATAAGTCCTATACAACATGGGGAAGTATTTGTTACTGAAGACGGAGCAGAAACAGATTTAGATTTGGGACATTATGAACGTTTCATTCGAAATAAAATGACTCGTAAAAATAATTTTACTACAGGTAGTATTTATTCAGAAGTATTGCAAAAAGAAAGAAATGGAGATTATTTAGGATCAACTATTCAAGTGATTCCTCATATTACTAATGCAATTAAAAATAGAATTATATTATGTTCTAAAGATAAAGATATTATATTTGTCGAAATTGGAGGAACAGTAGGAGACATAGAATCATTGCCTTTTTTAGAAGCCATTCGGCAAATGGCGGTAGATGTAGGGAAAAAAAACACTATATATATTCATTTAACCCTTATTCCTTATATATCCGTTACAGGAGAAATTAAAACTAAACCTACTCAACATTCAGTAAAAGAACTACTATCCATTGGAATACAACCTGATATATTAATATGTCGTTCAAAAAAAACCATTTCTCATGTTGAACGGAAAAAAATTGCTTTATTTTGTAATGTATCAGAAAAATCAGTAGTGTCTTTACACGACGTTCAATCTATTTATGCTATTCCAAAAATTTTAAATAAACAAAAAGTAGATAGTTTAATTTGTAACCATTTTAAATTACAAGTCCCAAAAGCAGATTTATCAGAATGGGATCAAGTTATATATAACGAAAATAATTCTAAAAAAAAAGTAACTATTGGAATTATTGGAAAATATGTAGAATTACCAGATGCCTACAAATCAGTTATAGAAGCATTAAAACATGGTGGTTTAAAAAACCAAACTATCATTAAAATAAAACTAATTAATTCTAAACATATTGACGAATCAAATACAAATTTGTTAAAACTTCTACATGGAATTTTAATTCCTGGTGGATTTGGAAAAACAGGAATAAATGGAAAAATAATATCTACAAAATATGCTAGAGAAAAAAATGTTCCTTTTTTTGGAATTTGTTTAGGC
It encodes:
- a CDS encoding endonuclease encodes the protein MKILFIFVIILFSLSCKKHKIHDRNYKNFYHAKLEAQKINFYAPSSFYCGCKISWIKKRGTPQLKSCGYKIRKNAIRAHRIEWEHVVPAWKFGHLQACWKKGGRKNCSNNENYEKIETDLHNLQPVIGEINADRSNFEYGQLKNETKYQYGYCSMKIDFKNKIAEPPNASKGAIARTYFYMNEKYQLNISKKQMKLFYEWDKKYPVSSWECKRDNLISNVQGNHNPYVYHNCANIKKQH
- the glnS gene encoding glutamine--tRNA ligase, with the protein product MKKEAYNFIQKIIYNDLINKKIKKVKTRFPPEPNGYLHIGHAKSIFLNFYLSKKFKGTFNLRFDDTNPKKENAHFIKNIIKDVEWLESEWKKNIFYASSYFEKMYKFAKELITKGLAYVDQLNKEEIRKYRGTLTTPGVNSPYRAQTVKENLLLFKKMKNGNFTEGSACLRAKIDMQSPIIIMRDPVLYRVISSEHHQTKKKWCIYPTYDFAHCISDSLEKITHSLCTLEFQDNRKLYDWILNNISIHHHSHQYEFSRLKLEYSVLSKRKLNTLVSNNIVNGWDDPRMPTISGLKKRGYTPYSIKNFCKKIGITKQENMIELSFLESCIRKDLDSHACRYMAVINPIKLRICNFPKHHKEILTIPNHPKIKIMGSHKSIFSNEIYIDRTDFCENNTILNKKLAIGREIRLRYAYTINAQRIIKDNNANIIEIVCTYDKNTLGNNPINKKISGVIHWISSNNALSAQFNLYDKLFLIKDPESHKNFLKYINKNSLIKKNGFIEAGILKNISKKQYQFEREGYFCIDKKYFSTNKLIFNRIVSLKDKTKKKII
- the gshA gene encoding glutamate--cysteine ligase; this translates as MIPKILHKIEWLKSIPNLSQNILRGIERETLRINLNGEISKKDHPYNLGSALTNKWITTDFSESLLELITPPVKNLNCLLSILHDIHKFVSKNIKTEYLWPFSIPPCTNLNNSINLAKYGTSQLGNMKTLYRIGLKNRYSALMNIISGVHYNFSLPITFWKIWKKNNKIYEKNFISVGYLNLIRNFYKFGWIIPYLFGASPAIEPHFIKNKKTDLKFKKKNGILYLPWSTSLRLSQLGHTNESIKNLKLTFNSLNSYISSLKYGLKTPSKKFKKLGLTDLDGKRKQINTNILQIENELYTHIRPKTALNYKSSILNNLIKEGIQYVEVRSLDINPFSCIGINKTQILLLDLFLIWCVISHSPKMTNKELQHYTKNWEIVSLEGRKPKQTVYTTTYGQKKTLESVGKYLIEDFFHIAEILDYQLKKNIYKKSCQKIFKYFDNVNLTYSKKILKRYMNKNIIDIGIQLAIKNKNKVMKKPFSKFQEKDFIKEVLRSHCMQKKMENKEE
- the rpiA gene encoding ribose-5-phosphate isomerase RpiA, with product MNLNELKKSVALAAIDYIFPGSIIGIGTGSTISYFIKALSSFKNLIGGVVSSSSLSTSFLKKYGIPVCNLNDIKSLNYYFDSADEINLNLQMIKGGGAALTREKIIASAAKTFICIADETKLVKVLGKFPLPIEIIPMSAYYICRKLKRLGGTPKIRKNVVTDNGNIIIDVYNFEIFDPVIMEKKINCFPGVVSVGLFAIRTADIALISTQSEIKVIKKKINAFL
- a CDS encoding CTP synthase; translation: MTTHYVFITGGVVSSLGKGITTASLAAILEARNLNVTIIKLDPYINVDPGTISPIQHGEVFVTEDGAETDLDLGHYERFIRNKMTRKNNFTTGSIYSEVLQKERNGDYLGSTIQVIPHITNAIKNRIILCSKDKDIIFVEIGGTVGDIESLPFLEAIRQMAVDVGKKNTIYIHLTLIPYISVTGEIKTKPTQHSVKELLSIGIQPDILICRSKKTISHVERKKIALFCNVSEKSVVSLHDVQSIYAIPKILNKQKVDSLICNHFKLQVPKADLSEWDQVIYNENNSKKKVTIGIIGKYVELPDAYKSVIEALKHGGLKNQTIIKIKLINSKHIDESNTNLLKLLHGILIPGGFGKTGINGKIISTKYAREKNVPFFGICLGMQIALIEFFRNVIGWKEANSTEFSPKCKYPVISLIKEQQIISNKKITKKNIDNFKGPMRLGSQLCYLKKNSLSRKLYQTKTILERHRHRYEVNNKFLEKIEKHGLYVTGISKNNKLVEIIELSNHIWFLACQFHPEFTSTPRDSHPLFSSFIKAALKYKKCHFN
- a CDS encoding 5-formyltetrahydrofolate cyclo-ligase, with the translated sequence MHSKNFFINRNIQRIYFRKLRKLLTLEEKYLYSIKISRMIFDSKVLSFCKNIAVFLSFDGEIETSVLISKLWQKKYNVFVPVIHSFRKKILLFSEYLYSTNLVLNKFNILEPIVFDKNSCFSCYEMDIIICPLVAFDKFGYRLGMGGGFYDKILYNWKNKNFFPIGLAYDFQLINRLSPAPWETPLPVIFTPSKLWKQYN